In the Desulfomonile tiedjei genome, CGTATCGGGCTTGGGCGGCACCGAGATCTTTGTCCCGAAAGCCTGGCTGAGCGCTCTCACCACCCCGTGGTTGTGAGCGACCCCGCCGGACATGGCAATAGAGAGGCCGTCCGATGCCGGCGCGATCCTCCGAACAAGAGCCACGATTCTCGACGCGATTGCGCGATTGAGTCCGCTGACTATCTCGTTTACTGCAATACCGTCGGCAATGAGCGACACGACTTCGCTCTCGGCAAAGACGGTGCACATGCTGCTCAAGGTCACATCGCCGGAAGCTCCGATGTCCAGATCGCTCAATTCCTCTATGTCAACTTGAAGGGCTCGCGCCATTGCCTCCAGAAACCTACCCGTGCCAGCAGCGCATTTGTCGTTCATGGCAAAGTCGGCCACCTGTCCGTCGCGGTCCAGTCGAACCGCTTTGCTGTCCTGCCCGCCGATGTCTATCAGGACTTGGGTGCCTCCAAAAAGCGTCTTTATTCCCCGCGCGTGGCATGTGATCTCGGTGACCGCGGCCAGACGCTTTTCCACTCTATCCCGACCATAGCCGGTGGAAACCGTGGCTCTGATCTGATCTTCCGTTATGCCCGCAGCCTTCAACACATCGTCGGTCGCCCTGGCTATGGCTTCTCGATTTCGTGCTCCGGTCGGGACCACTGATGAGGCCAAAATCCCTCCGTTGTTGTCCAGGAGGACCGCATCGCAGGATAGGCTACCTAAATCTACTCCCAGATAGTACATTGACGCCTCCCTGCCTAAGCTCTTTGCGGTGACGGCTTTGTCCGGAGCATCTCCATGAATGCTTCGAGCCTCGTCTTAAGCTGTCCTTCAGCGAAGTTCCTCGTGTCCACGCAGTCAACTTCCAGATTCACCACGGGAATTCCCAATTCCTTTAGGCCCGCCTGGAGGAGTCCCCTGGCTCCGGTGCCCTGACGGCATCCCCAGTGGCAGGGATTTACAGTTCCGTCGACTTTATACACGGTTGCCAAATGCCGAACGTGATTCAACCTGCGATTGACTTCACCGTTAAACGGAATGGTTATGGTTCGTTTGGCAATGCCTGTAAAGGGATCTGCCGGATCTATAGGGTCCCATGTGATGTCATTCAACTCATCGATCACCACGGCAGCTTTATACTCTTGCTCCAGCATCCTGATCAGCGGATTCTTGAACTGGATGCGGTTCTGGAGCCACAGGAGGCGCACCTGCTCTTCGGGCACGCCGCTTTCTCCGTTTTGTATCATTTCTTCGAATTCGTCCTTGTAGGCCTGCGCTATCTCGATTGCAGCGTCCGTCCCCAGGAACAGGGCCATGACAATCCCGAAATTGGCAAGGCTTTGTCCGTTGGCCGGGGATGGGACATTCTGGGCCAACCGGAAAACCTCGACCATTAACTCCCGCGCGCGGTTTGATTTCACTATGGCTTCCCGCAGCTTATCTTCGTCGAGGGTTTCACCGGTGCGGGAACTAATAAACCGGAACATATCCTTGTATTGATTCGCGAGGTACTGGACGCTTGCGGGCGTGTCGGAATGAGGAACGTCGAGCACAAACATTTCCTTGTCGAACATGCGGGCAAGATTTTCCATCGCGGCCAGTCCTCCCGTACACGGGCTGGTGGTCGCAACCATCACATCCGGAACCGGCATGAGTCCTTTCATCGCCGCGCCGATAACGGCTCGGTGATATCCGCACGTGTCGGCTCCGAAGCCCCCGTGTTCCGACTCCTCCATAAACGTCGCCACAGTCCCGGTGGAGGCAAGCATCGCGCCGACGAACTCCACGAAGCATGACGTGATATTCATGGCAGAGAGCATGTCAAAGGGCGCAGGCACCCCACACCACGCAACTCGGTGCTCCCCGGAATAGAGACGAGTCCCAAGCTTCGCTATCTCGAGCGCGAATTTCCTCCTGGCATTGGGCTTGTCCGGGTCCATCTTTATCTTGCCGTCGAGGCGTGACGCGAGCCTCTCAAAGTATTGAAGCATCATGGTTTGTTACCTCAGCATTTCCGCAAAAGCTTCGATCCTGGTTTTCTGTTGACCCATCGAGCGCATGGTGCAGTCACCCTCCAAGAGCAGCAAGGGCAGGCCTGCTTCACGCAAGACATTGCGAATTGCGGGAAGACGGCTCATGTACGGATCGCAGAATTTTATAGTGTAAGCAATAACGCCCTTCGCGTGGCAGGCTCGTGCCTCGGCCAGGACATCCTCAGCTATCTTACCCGGACGTGAGGGATCGAAGGTTCGAGCGCACCGCGGGTGTTCGAGCAATCCACGGGCCAGCCGCAAGAATACCTGATCGGAATCGGCCCCGTGGATGGGGCTAAATGCTCGTTGACCCGTGCAAACGCTGTCGTCGGCTATGTGAACTCCACACGATCGAAAAAGCGCAAAGGCTTCCGGGTCGGGTAAGACATTGCCGAAAAGGTAGACGGGAACTCCATCGGGCTCAGCCCCCGGCAACTCCGGCTCTGCCGTCACGCTGTTGAGTAGGTCCACTGTTCGGTCAACGGGCTCGGTGGCCGCTCCGTTGAAGAGGTCTTGCAAGCGAGGACCACCCCCGTCCAGGGTACGCTCACGGGCCCGCTTGCCGATGTTTTCGAGCAATATGGCAATTTCGTTGAACTTGTCCACGCTCGCTGAAACATCGGTTTGATTGAATGACTTCCCGCTCCATTCGGCAAGGGTCCCGGAAAGTCTTATTAATTCACCGGCAAAGAATGAAACCGCGCTCTCTTCGGCCGCTACGGGTAAATCAACGAGCTCCACCCTATGTTCCGGCCTTGCGACCCGCCACGCGTCGGACAGGCGCCGCATGGCGTCACAACAATTCATGAACACCATTCCCTCAAGAGCCGGCAGATCACTATCCATGGCCCGGTCGAGAATTCGTTTGACATGCGGACAAAGGTTGTCGTGAAGGAGTTGTCCCGCCCGATCGGGTGAATCTCCGATCGGCAACA is a window encoding:
- a CDS encoding 2-hydroxyglutaryl-CoA dehydratase, encoding MYYLGVDLGSLSCDAVLLDNNGGILASSVVPTGARNREAIARATDDVLKAAGITEDQIRATVSTGYGRDRVEKRLAAVTEITCHARGIKTLFGGTQVLIDIGGQDSKAVRLDRDGQVADFAMNDKCAAGTGRFLEAMARALQVDIEELSDLDIGASGDVTLSSMCTVFAESEVVSLIADGIAVNEIVSGLNRAIASRIVALVRRIAPASDGLSIAMSGGVAHNHGVVRALSQAFGTKISVPPKPDTVGALGAALIAREKGNQA
- a CDS encoding 2-hydroxyacyl-CoA dehydratase, with the protein product MMLQYFERLASRLDGKIKMDPDKPNARRKFALEIAKLGTRLYSGEHRVAWCGVPAPFDMLSAMNITSCFVEFVGAMLASTGTVATFMEESEHGGFGADTCGYHRAVIGAAMKGLMPVPDVMVATTSPCTGGLAAMENLARMFDKEMFVLDVPHSDTPASVQYLANQYKDMFRFISSRTGETLDEDKLREAIVKSNRARELMVEVFRLAQNVPSPANGQSLANFGIVMALFLGTDAAIEIAQAYKDEFEEMIQNGESGVPEEQVRLLWLQNRIQFKNPLIRMLEQEYKAAVVIDELNDITWDPIDPADPFTGIAKRTITIPFNGEVNRRLNHVRHLATVYKVDGTVNPCHWGCRQGTGARGLLQAGLKELGIPVVNLEVDCVDTRNFAEGQLKTRLEAFMEMLRTKPSPQRA
- a CDS encoding 2-hydroxyacyl-CoA dehydratase, translated to MSQETIRWMGHACSYTPLALIHAAGFTPYRVLPIGDSPDRAGQLLHDNLCPHVKRILDRAMDSDLPALEGMVFMNCCDAMRRLSDAWRVARPEHRVELVDLPVAAEESAVSFFAGELIRLSGTLAEWSGKSFNQTDVSASVDKFNEIAILLENIGKRARERTLDGGGPRLQDLFNGAATEPVDRTVDLLNSVTAEPELPGAEPDGVPVYLFGNVLPDPEAFALFRSCGVHIADDSVCTGQRAFSPIHGADSDQVFLRLARGLLEHPRCARTFDPSRPGKIAEDVLAEARACHAKGVIAYTIKFCDPYMSRLPAIRNVLREAGLPLLLLEGDCTMRSMGQQKTRIEAFAEMLR